From Populus alba chromosome 16, ASM523922v2, whole genome shotgun sequence:
atcattttgatgtgttgatgtcaaaaataattttttaaaaaataaaaaatatattattagcaagtatttcagcataaaaaattatttaaaaaataactactattatACTATCAAATATACTTTTAGTCGAGGATTAACCCTTAATTACTTTGGTCACGACTTGACCCCAAGAGCCCCGTATATAGCCCTAACCCAACCCTACCTTTCCTAACTCGATCTAGATATAAGGGTGGCttaattcataaattttagGTTAATAGTGTAAAAAACAAGTTTGGAGAACttttaaaaaccttttttttttttttttcagtgaaagcatgtcaatttttatttattgataataaaaaaaaaaaaacagaaatgacAAGTGGATGATCTAATTCGGTAACCCTACTAAGAGCCCCATTTTATTGTAGTATAAAAGAAAATCTTCTCCATTTGGAGGCGATTGTCATAACAGCAACGGAATTGTATTCGACATGTTCTAATGAaggtaaattatttatttagtccctatatttttaacaaagtaATTAGTTAGTTCttctatttgaaaagtaatttatcgtatcaataaataaaaattatctaactTTATCGTATCAATGAACAAATTCCTTGAAGTTGATCTAGCTAGGTTTCACCTAGATTTAGTCTGATTAGCTAGATCATGAATTATCTTGTTaaattatctaaatttaatcaaatcaatatccATTCAAAAGAAACTATACCAAAGCTAGATTACATATCAGCATGGTAGGTTATCTCCTCCATATAGCCCAATATAAGTTCagcgttaaaaaaaaatccaaggattCATTTTAATCTGGCTGGCCAATTTCCTAAGAAAAAAgacttgtataatatttttaaaatctttaaagttTCGTATTATATCTTTTCctcaattatcaaataataataatgttattattattttttcttccttcaaaaTTATATCGTCCTAAAGGAGCAactaaacaaaatcaaacagCAAAAATCAACAACGACAAATTACTAAAGATCTGTAGAAGCAAATAATCAAATGGTTAAAGCAATGAAGAGCTTCTAGCCAAGTTCTATTGTTCAAGGTAAAGAAATAATAGCTCGGAAAAAATGATAGAAATACATAGGCACAAAGAAACGACAAATTACCTTGACTACCTCAATAGAAGAGCatatattattacattaaatctagtaaaaaaaaaaaactaaagaaatggACAGCAAAATCTGTCATCTCATTAACCACAacatttgagaaaaatatgaaaaaactgcAATCAAATTACTACTTGAAACACGGATTAATGCATTGCCCCCTTTCCCCGTTTATGGATGATAAAATTACACTGATAATCAGTACATTCAAGGGCCAAGTCATCGCAAGGCTCACCACAAGCATGGCACGCAGGGTAATCGTCTGTTTTTTCAACCAAAGCGAGAGGGTGAGGGTGGATGTCGTATGTGTAACTGCCCCCTAGCTTGATAAATGGATTTTTCCCAAGAACGCATTCTCGATGAGCATCAAAGTCACATTCTTCACAACGGTAGAACCAGAGCTTTGggtctctttctttttcacaaatttgacagaCATATTGGTAGTCATTTGGATCAATATAGGTGAGGAAGAGAGGATGTTCATCATACCTGTGTCTCGCTTTATCTGGCAGAGTAGCACATTTAAAATCCAGGTTGAATTCACAAACAACGCACCTGAATGTTTGAGACTCTCCACTAACACCACAGCCACTGCAATGACGATTCTCGCTCTCCACGGCAAGATAAAGGGGATGCTCATGACCACCATGTTCAATGGAatcttttgttaatttgaagCATCGCACGTCGAGGAAGCGATGGCATCTATCGCAGTTGTAGCTGAATCCATGACAATATTGCTCACAAATAGCACACTGGAATGGATCTTCATCCCATGTGTTCAAGATGAGTATCAGAGGGTGTCTGTCATACTGCCAATATTTTTTCCTAGGCAATCCTATGCAGGCTTTGTCTAGAGAGTAATTACACTCAGTGCAACTATAAAATGGAGTAAAAATTGGTAACATGCACCCGTCACACTTTGGATCATTGTTAAACTCGTCAATGAGGATTAGGTTATGTTGATGACTGAAATGTTTGATCTCTGCAATTATTCTTTCGTCTCCATGCTTGATCTCACGGACAACATCAAAGCTAGATTCCTTGAATTCATCATTCATAGTTATACTTCTCTCATCTCCATCGCTCTCTGTATTAGATAGACGATATTGTATGCCACAAATCACATGTGCAACAAAGTCGCAATCTTGGCAATAATAAACTCCATAATTTGTGTCAACTCCATCACGACAAATTCCACAGTACTTGTTTCTAGAGTCACATTGTTCAAGGTGATAGGTGTGGATTATTCGAGGATGCTGGTGAATAAGCAATTTAATGGAGCGAGGAAACGAAATGCAAGTTTTGTGGACTATGAGCTGACACATGGTGCACACGAAGGGGGAGTCATCTCCATCAGTGCCACAGGCATTGCATGTGAAAGAGACGATCTTCAACGGAAGCGACTTTGGTAGACAAATAAATTGATGTTCCTGACCTTCAACTTCCAAAAGGCACGGTGGAAGAGCACATTTGATATCAAGGTAAAAATCACAGAACGAACAACGGTAAACAAAACTCTTGCAGGTTTTGTTGCACAAATCACACATCCATTTCTTGGTATGATGAGCTGGTGGATTTGCAAATAGATGAAGAGGGTGTTGAGGGTGCAAGCACCGCTTGATCTCCTGGGGTAGCTCAGTACACTTTTTGTGAAGAAAGAAGTTGCAAGAAGTGCATCGATAGCTAGGACCCGATATTGGTTCATCGCACCCAGAGCACATAACTCCTTCAACATGGAATTCTTGCTCTTCATTCGAAATCAATGAATGATCTATGTGAGCAAATTGATGTGCCTGACcatcaacttcaaaaaaacaCTGTTGAAAAGCACATTTGATATGAAGATCAAATCTGCAGACAGAACAATGGTAAACGAAACTCTCGCAAGTTTTACTGCACAAATCACAAAAGCATTCCAAGATATAATGTGACGGTGGCTTTGCCAATAGATGAAGAGGGTGTTTAAAATGAATGTGCCGCTTGATCTCACGGGGCAGCTCCGCACATTTCTTATGAAGAAAGAAGTAGCAGGAGGTGCAACTGTAGCAAGGACCCCAGATTGGTTCGTCGCATCCAGAGCAAATAACTAGTTCACCACTATATTCTAGCACTTGATTAATCAAGATCAATGGATGAACTGAGTGGCTAAAATGTTCAACCTCCATTTCACTCTCTCTTAGAGCAGGTACAGAGGAGACTTGAGAGTTAGGTAGATCAATGGCATGAAATTGGAAAAGCCAATTAAACTTGAGTCCTACTAGTATTCAATTGCTCACCTTTTTGACCAGCAACTTGACTTTTTCACTGACGGCTAAGCAAAACCAAATAGAGAGAAATTCCATTTAGATCGGAGCTTAACAAAGGCATCGATCAACTGCTGAAGATCCATTTTTCTTACTTCTTGCTATCATTCGAAGGCTATCTGAAAcagagtaaaaaacaaaattcattcaAAAGACTCAAAATTCAAAGAATCCCAGAGGGAGAAGGAGGCGTGGTCTGTCACAAAATAGAAGAAGCTAGGAATGGGTAGATGATTAATCGATGCATCAGGAAATCCATAGGTGCCTCCATTTGTGCTGAGGAGAGTGAGTATCTGTGGAGGAGAAGACAAAGCCCAAAGGTTCGGTCGAAATAACTTTGAAGCTTTCTCTACATAATTAGAAAGGCAGTTTATTTGTACCATTTTGGACTTTTCCTTTTAGATAAaacttaacaaaaataaaataaaaatcaacgttGTAGACATTTTcgatatcattaatttttttttggttatataataattaaaattgatattcatAAGATTAAAATTATGTAAGAAAATGTGATTTTAGTCCATATCCTCCTTTtcttattattgtattttttttcataaaaaacatttttttttattagtggtgtggttaattgaacaaaaactaaaggcaattgaaatgatttgaaatacagaggaaaaaatatatcttttaaatcaaaatttcattCCCTTATTCAtctgttttttctcttataaaatatataacttttttattagaaatattttgttaaataaaaaattaccataATCTTAAAaccaagttttaattaaaaaacaaaaaaaaatcatgaattataattttggttattacaaaatataagaataataaaatttaaaaaatatcatataaaaaatcacaataaaaaataaatattttatttgtatttaatattcatgagtaaatttgtttttgaaattatacaTATTAGATTCATAtgtatttattcaaaaaacattgttaaaaaatattaatattatttaaaaatattggtataatcaaataattatttaaatattacttaaataaatttatttaaaataatattttcatctgCAACTTTCTCTAGTCAACAGAAGTTGCACCAATgattaaaaaaccaaagttcaatttcaaccaccttttactaaaaaaacataaaagcaacACTTGAACATCGAAAACCTCGATTAaccataaaatacattttaataagattaaaaactcaaaatcaaattaacttaaaaaacttgttgaaatccaatctatatttttatgcaccattaaatttaaaaatcatttctatTGAATtctgcttttaaaaataaagccaTAGATATATTGGTGGTCAAAATATGACTacaagaaagttttttttttccttcttattttctaatgattttccttttttttttttaacaattgcaCGAGTATTagattgtaaaataaataaagtttcataactgaaatataaaatctcaaaaaataaggattaaacattcaaaaaataaaattggagtgATGAAATTGAACTTTTCTTGTTTATTGTACAATGCAAGCTGGAAaaggtttttctctttttctaatgTTAATTGTGatacttaattttttgattttttttaaaaccaattaaattttaattatgaaaaaatgaattttaatttaaagttaaaatatttaatgacaCATTAGTAAGCAAGagtagataaataaaaataaaatccaaaaagatATCAACATAacttgaaagaataaaaatgaaaagaagaagaagtttagtgaacaaagagaaaaaaaatttaataaccaaAGCTAAAAAACATTGCTATGAAAGTctaattgtaattttcaaactaattattaagtcttaaaaatctaaaataaagatGTACATATTTGCATTTGAAACTAATAAAATGATGGAGTAAAAATGCATCATAGTTtaagatattatatttataaattattcaagtACATCgatagtattttattaaaaaaaatatttaaagccaATATATACATATTCTAATGTAACCTACTAATTAGTTTTCTCTATAAAATTCCATATATCTTTGGTCAAACACTCTTCATTTATATAAGAATTGTTGGAAAATTGGTTATGATATGGagtattaatttatcaaaattatggATGAAAGCAAAATTGATTCTGATTAGTTTCattgagtttattaaattttatcattttaatgttgTTTAATCAGTTTCAttgaatcattttaaatttattgattctgTAAATTCAATGAagtaaaagatttaattttgcATCTCTGCCCTTAGGTATAAATCGAGGTGGAAAGagttcattatatatatatatgcctctCCTTTGTTTGCTATAGTTTTAGGTTCtcttattttaaagaattttttattttttattttttaatgtttcgagTTCATAAGCCTGgaagtgtatttttttcaaagtgttgttaaaattttaataggttAAATACAACTTAGATTGTTTGTATCAATTGATGAACAATTTAactttaataacaaataatataatccttgataataattttctttcttgcatTATTCTGATCTGAAATTCTGCAAATATATCATTAGTTTTACTAAACAATTTCGGACATTAAGAAGCTGATTATGGAATAAGAAAATCAGCTTAGGGAAATGTAATAAAcacaacacaattaaaaaaacaattacacggtgaataattataataaaaaaaacattaaaaattcatGGTGAAAACATTGTTTAAATGAATAGAgaaccatttttatttattttttatttgtattcttgttttttctttccatttaacTATTCTAATTTGGTTTTACAAATTTAATGCTCATTAAACCATGAAATAacatttgaaattataaatagttaaccattttaacttattttttccagtcacatccttgtttttttttattgtatgtttttttattcaaagcaATATGAGAtagaagaaatatattaaaaaaaacaacaacttaaGAAAGACAATCTTTTATGTGTTGCCATAATTAcccacaatatatttttttctttagttttcagTTGATTTTATAAGGGCTCTTgcgatgttaaaattaaattttaatattgagttaatgcTAGATATgggttaataaaatttaattttattaattcaaactaatcaaaactttaaagatttaatttcaaacttaaataaatattcaatcatttttttaagaaaacatattttctCAACTTTCTATTCAATTTTTGGGTTGAatcaacaaatttattattatttatttctacatatatttcttgatttgttttattgaatatgcatataaatttttttaatgtgcagTTAAAATTTATAGTTAGGAAGCTCCTAGGGTCTGCTAGCTGAAAATTGTAAGCCCTTGTTATATACTCTGTTTACTGCACCCACCAAGCACTGGATTGTATAATGTTGTCAGCTTTAACATTATCCTAACATGCCAGTGACTAATCCCCTTTATAGAGGTCCGATTAACTGGTATAATGAAGCATTCTTAGGCCAAACTGGGGAAAAGATAATAGCTACTGGATACGAGAGCAGGGCAGGCATTAAAGATCAGAGTCCTAAATCAAATATGGTAAGTTCTCTGATaacaaaatcatgtttttttgttaccctgtttttcttttcctgttaCAGTAAGACACTTTTTTTACAAGATTATCAAACCTTTACTATTTATCCTGTAACATTGGCCACCTTCAAACTAAATAGAAGTCCATAGCTCAACTATCTATAAAGCATCATACGTGCCTGTTTACACACAGTatgcaaatgaaaagaaaacatatgaTTTTTCTGCCCTTTATCTTGCAGAAGAGTTCAAGGTATTCATGTTGCTGGAAGCTTCTTCCTTGTTTCTATCGTTCAAGATATGAGAAATGTTCTAAAATTTTCAAGAATGGAGGCCTATGAAAATCAATGTGGGGTCGGAGTGGCTTTCAATCAAGAGTTTGTACTTATGATCTGTCGGATAATGTTAAAGCCAGTATATTATTTGTGAAAAATCTGTCAGCAAACAAAGGTTTTAAACATTGACTGCCAGCAGAGATGCAAAATCATTTTCCTTGAagtaatttaacaaataaaacaaggtGTGTGATGTTAAGAAATCCATGgaacttcatttttcttcttcttttttttgagcCTCCAAAGAATGAAGATGGCGATGAACTACAGTAACTAGTTGTCTATGCAGAGCTCTTCTCCTGTGTCTTCTTGCCCTTCTGAGGAGATATAGGTTCGTTGACGAAGAACAAACCCTGAAAGGAACTTCCATCTGTCAATTCTATACTTCTTTGAAATGACACGGCGTAGTTGGTGGTGATTTTACTTTGTTTATTTCGGAAACTGACTTGATTAAGAAAACGACAGAGAACAAAGTCGAACGTAAGATAATTAACACAATCAGGCCATGGGCGGCATGATTAAGATATTATACGTAGTAATTATACAAAGCTACTTTGGGATGATGAAAACTGCCAACTACTTTTAAAGTGATTGTTTATAACGTTTTATACTATAATTACATTTGGCTTTTGCAGTGGTGACAGGTTAGCACTCTGTCTGTAAGGCTAGCCAGCGTGTGCATTAGCCTCCATTGGCTGCCATATGACGACAAGAGGGAAATAATTGTAAAAGGAAACATCTTTCGGTTTCATCAATGATTGTACGTACGTCCCGATATGATTTAGGATTAACTTACTCGAGGCATTGATTTTACCTAATCACCACATGAAATTGATCAGATGCGAGGTTCAATTTAGCTAACACAAAATGttcgattatttttttcctgcaaTAGTCTGCGCATTAGAATTGGCAGATTCTTAGCTTTTCCGAATCTCTACGTTAGAGGATCACTTCAGCTGTCGCAATACTTGTACATGCTATGTTCCAAGCCACTGCCGCAATCATTGTCGCTCCTCTAACTTTGATGCTCATTTAAAACTCTGATGTAGCAAATATCCAGTCTAACTTGATTCAGGAATCCAACAGAAATCTCAGCAGCAGCGCAGCTACACCAACTGATTAAGCCTATAATGTCCGTAGCTCCATTTTTCTAAACTAGTAAATCATCAAACGAACTGGGTTCTAACAATTCTATTGGAATTAATTAGCTGTATATCTTGTAATTATGGAGAATTATTCTCCATTCCATAACTATAggaaatctcataattataggAGATTGTAATCTTCTGTTTTTCCTAAACAGTACCAATATCTTTGATATAAATAGCCTCCAATAGAATATGGTATTAGAATATTGTTCAATTCTAAAGAACATGAATCTCAAAAGAATCCCGAATCAAAATACTTGTTTCTCGAATCCAAACTCTCACCAAGAATTTGTTGCACACTCAAATCTTCAAATTTCCTAACTAATATCCAACAGTAGCAGCTTGCAACTGATCAACGAGCAATACCAACAACAGACTTTGTGCTCTAATGAAAGACAAAACCATCACTCAACCTGTAACAGTTTCTCAGCCACAACAGATCATCCATATCATTATACAAACAAGACTCAAGCTGACATTGCCCGTTTCTTAACTAATGGGATGATTCTCAATGATAATTACTATCAGATTTAGGCTTCAGCcatgaaataattaatgtatCGGTGCCAAGGGAAAGGTCGGTTATGTCATTGGAGCAAACAACCAGCACTCAAAGATCTTACATTCAAGAACAGAACTAGGCCATGAGGAATGACATGATTAAGAGTCGGTTTATTGACTCTATGATTCCTAAGTTAGCGAATCGATATATTGTTCTTCCTACTGCCAAGGATGTATGGGGTGCAGTCTTGGCTATGGCAGTTcggataaaatcaaattttttgaaCTAATCAAATCGTCAATTCTTATTGGCAAGTCAGGATTGATTTTCCCTCTCGACCTACTACAATGCACTTGTCTCTATGATTCGGGAAATTGACAACGAGACTCCACCGATAGCAGGCATGGCTGCTGGTGTGAAACAACTGCACGCTGCAATTGCATAAATGTTTCTTAGTGGACTCGATCTAGTCTTTGACCAAGCACACGACAAAATGTTGCATAAGGAACCATATcttaagaataataattattattatatttttaggttgatatgattttttagcatTGTTGATCAAGTAGTggatttcatcatttttattttatttaataaaaaaattaagtataagtaATAGTTCAAagaattttcacttaaaaaaacatattaaaaaaataatacaaacatATCTTATaacttcatttaataatttaagttaaaatttcattaaacaaaGTTAAAGCATGCATCTGAAAGGTGAAATTTGAGACAAAAACAGACATAAACACCTTTGACAATTGGTTTTTATATATCCCATCTAGGTATTATTGGTAAGGCAAGTGttctttctttgtattcttTGAGTAGTGCATGGGTCATTTATAATCATCACCACAATATATTAACTATATATTGCCAATGGCAACTTATTTTGGATACTGCTTTAGCTGTCTCATTcctttcttataatttattttaaaaaaagttgaattacCATAATCCTAgcatttattgttatttttttggccttttttatgtttttttaagacaTTCTGATGAGACAAGCTCATGGTTATAGTGTTAGAAAGTCAAGAGAAAGGTTGTGAAGAAAATACCCAGAATGATGGAGAAGATTTTAAGGAATTGAAGCAATTgaagaataattaaattaggAAATACCTAGAATGATCGATGGAGaagatttttcaagttaataaaGGCATTTATCTATAAACAAAGCAACACTAAATACACTTCATTCATCAAACACAAGGCAGGAAGAACAACAATAATGAtagtatatgtggatgatatgttaTATATGCAACAAGAGATAATTCACGTGAGATTAAGGCATTGCAAGATATTTGTCGAGCGAATTTGAAATGAAGGTACTAGGTTAACTAAAGTACCACTTACGAATCGAGGTTGCAAGATCCAAATAAGTTTTAATTGGAATCTtctaacaaaaacaagaatGGTGGCCTGTAAACTAGCTAAAACACTTATATAGATCTATATAGATGAATCACAAACTAGGAAAGTATCAAGATTATATTCTAACAAACAAAGGTAGTTATCAACATTTAGTTGGCAGATTAATTTGTTTGGCATATACATGATTATATTTTGAGTATGGTAAGTTAATGAAAAATACGTAAAAGTTGTTTATATgatattgatatatttaaagaatattCTTAGCagatatttgttatttataaaaaaaataatgtgtaaAGTAGAAAAGATATGTAGATGCTGAATGGACAGGAGATGAGACAGGTAAAACATCTACCTCTAACTACTTATATTTGTTGGGGAGAGCCTATTGACATGGAGGAGTAAAAAGCAATATGCTGTCTTGAGATCTAGTGCTTAAACAGAATTCTAAGGTATGACTAACTGTGCATGTGAATTACTATGGATAAAAGGATGTTTTGGAAGACTTGAGAAACAAGAACAGAAAACTGATGAATTTAGATTGTGACAACAAGATTGCAATTGAGATAGCACATGATTCAGTCCAGGATATTTGCACTATGCATGTGAAGGTTAACCATCACTTCATCAAAGAAAATCTAATCAAAAGATTATTAAGGTTTTTGTTCATTCAATCAAAGTATTAGTTAGAAGATATACTCTTCAAAATAATCTCAAGAAAGTTATTAATTACCATGATTTCAGGAGATTCAATTTAAAAGTTGGGAATACATATAATTATCTTTTGTATAAATAGCCTCCtataggaaaataataaaatatttcttcctttgaaaaaacaaattaagctaTCCATTAGCAACTTATCAGGAGTGAGATTACTGACCCCTCATTAACCTCAAGATTGATAGCCTACTATTCTCGTCTATGATTATAACACGGTCAAATCCTCGCCATTGCCATGGCCATTTTCATAACTAGAATGAGACACTGCCTcctaaatataaatgaatttctCCTCTCCATAATTTCATCTGTCAAGGAATTAAAAAGCCGAAAGGAAATTCTCAAGTCACATTGATGCTTTGGCAAGTCTAATTAATGTAGGATGTTTGGATTCAAAATCCTTCAAAAAATAGTCAGAGCATGAAAGTAACTAAGCACAAAGGAATAGTCGCTCTTCGCATTCAAAAATTGACCTGCACAAGCATGAGGCTCGTCCCCACTGCAAACGTTTCTATTTTGCGTAAATGTGCTAGCTCCCAAGCCTTCAATCCACATTTTCCATTTCTGCAGCTATGCCCTACGTTATTTTGATCCCCTCGTGACTGCATTAAATAACAATCAGAAGCAGCTGTTTGCTAGCGAATTTCATGTCACAGTTTTGTAGTATTTTGTTGGATTCGCAAAATCAGGACACTGCGAACAATTACCAGGTCATAAATTGACAGCAGGGCATGCAGGATGATTATTGTTCCTTCATCTAGAACTTGACAAGTAAAGCTTTGAAAACAGCTGGTGCAAGTACCACTACAGCACAGTTGTCTTTTAAAATGAAGGACTTTAGCGACTTGTGCAAATGCCACTAGGAATTCTATCAGCAGTCTGACGACTGACTGCCTAAGCATAATTGACCAATGATCACTGCAGGCAGAACAGTCAGTGGAGAAGCCGGTCACATTA
This genomic window contains:
- the LOC118051389 gene encoding uncharacterized protein, whose product is MEVEHFSHSVHPLILINQVLEYSGELVICSGCDEPIWGPCYSCTSCYFFLHKKCAELPREIKRHIHFKHPLHLLAKPPSHYILECFCDLCSKTCESFVYHCSVCRFDLHIKCAFQQCFFEVDGQAHQFAHIDHSLISNEEQEFHVEGVMCSGCDEPISGPSYRCTSCNFFLHKKCTELPQEIKRCLHPQHPLHLFANPPAHHTKKWMCDLCNKTCKSFVYRCSFCDFYLDIKCALPPCLLEVEGQEHQFICLPKSLPLKIVSFTCNACGTDGDDSPFVCTMCQLIVHKTCISFPRSIKLLIHQHPRIIHTYHLEQCDSRNKYCGICRDGVDTNYGVYYCQDCDFVAHVICGIQYRLSNTESDGDERSITMNDEFKESSFDVVREIKHGDERIIAEIKHFSHQHNLILIDEFNNDPKCDGCMLPIFTPFYSCTECNYSLDKACIGLPRKKYWQYDRHPLILILNTWDEDPFQCAICEQYCHGFSYNCDRCHRFLDVRCFKLTKDSIEHGGHEHPLYLAVESENRHCSGCGVSGESQTFRCVVCEFNLDFKCATLPDKARHRYDEHPLFLTYIDPNDYQYVCQICEKERDPKLWFYRCEECDFDAHRECVLGKNPFIKLGGSYTYDIHPHPLALVEKTDDYPACHACGEPCDDLALECTDYQCNFIIHKRGKGAMH